In one Pseudarthrobacter oxydans genomic region, the following are encoded:
- a CDS encoding peptidoglycan bridge formation glycyltransferase FemA/FemB family protein → MREFTARFATAEEIENWDKHVTANPNGGNMLQSAAYASVKNASGWKVRFLVLENAATASYNLVLEKSFPLLGRLWYLIKGPDLAAADDLKAALEACAAFVRSRKLNVFTIKIEPDVVDSDEAQAHLQDAGLVKAPNIQSNDSTALLDISGPEEAVFKAISSRARNAIRRAEREGCEVVREEHGPETYRALYDLMADTVKAKGSMPLRSYEYYAAFWDEFCNRGQGSFFFTYEDGKPSVGAFVINYGAKATYKDGGSTQNRKQYGDSHLVQWAAIRRMQELGCTEYDFCGTPPASRIKDKTHNLYGMGMFKTSFTKTVTDFVGCHDYVLSPLRHRLWVNGAEKVFRRIETARTGQQFY, encoded by the coding sequence TTGCGAGAATTCACCGCACGATTCGCCACCGCCGAGGAAATTGAAAACTGGGACAAGCACGTCACGGCCAATCCCAACGGCGGCAACATGCTGCAGTCCGCCGCATATGCCTCAGTCAAGAACGCCAGCGGCTGGAAAGTCCGGTTCCTAGTGCTGGAGAACGCGGCAACCGCCAGCTACAACCTGGTACTCGAAAAGAGTTTCCCGCTGCTCGGCCGGCTTTGGTACCTCATCAAGGGCCCGGACCTGGCAGCAGCTGATGACCTGAAAGCAGCGCTGGAAGCCTGTGCGGCTTTCGTCCGTAGCCGGAAGCTCAACGTCTTCACCATCAAGATCGAGCCGGACGTCGTCGACTCCGACGAGGCCCAGGCCCACCTGCAAGACGCAGGCCTGGTCAAGGCACCCAACATCCAGTCCAACGACTCCACGGCCCTGCTGGACATCTCCGGACCGGAAGAGGCAGTGTTCAAGGCCATCTCCTCCCGCGCCCGCAACGCCATCCGCCGCGCTGAGCGGGAAGGCTGCGAAGTGGTCCGCGAAGAACACGGCCCGGAAACCTACCGGGCCCTTTATGACCTCATGGCCGACACCGTCAAGGCCAAGGGCTCCATGCCCCTGCGCAGCTACGAGTACTACGCAGCCTTCTGGGACGAATTCTGCAACCGGGGCCAGGGCAGTTTCTTCTTCACCTACGAGGACGGAAAGCCCAGCGTGGGAGCCTTCGTCATCAATTACGGGGCCAAAGCCACCTATAAGGACGGCGGCTCGACCCAAAACCGCAAGCAATACGGTGATTCCCACCTGGTGCAGTGGGCCGCCATCCGCCGCATGCAGGAGCTGGGCTGCACGGAATACGACTTCTGCGGGACCCCGCCGGCTTCCCGGATCAAGGACAAGACCCACAACCTGTACGGCATGGGCATGTTCAAGACCAGCTTCACCAAGACGGTCACCGACTTCGTGGGATGCCACGACTACGTTCTCTCGCCCTTGAGACACCGGCTCTGGGTCAACGGAGCAGAGAAGGTCTTCCGCCGGATCGAAACCGCCCGCACCGGCCAGCAGTTCTACTGA